In Rosa chinensis cultivar Old Blush chromosome 1, RchiOBHm-V2, whole genome shotgun sequence, a genomic segment contains:
- the LOC112182308 gene encoding uncharacterized protein LOC112182308, giving the protein MPHRTRPMTALLVFTGLNAILVSTITPVYDFVCFLPFWERRRERLRQEREVFNKVGLESR; this is encoded by the exons ATGCCACATAGAACTCGACCTATGACCGCACTTTTGGTGTTTACTGGACTGAATGCTATCTTAGTTTCAACCATTACTCCCGTCTATGATTTCGTCTGCTTTCTTCCTTTTTGGGAAAGAAGG aGGGAACGACTTCGTCAGGAAcgtgaagtctttaataaagTAGGTTTGGAATCAAGATAG